In one Bradyrhizobium cosmicum genomic region, the following are encoded:
- a CDS encoding glycosyltransferase family 4 protein → MKVLVTSSLYPTPGAPKVVGGAEIFVRRLVESLVARGDAIEVVRAASLPDQRAERHNDVDVYSAPNRNIYLPFTEQRSAPVRGIWHAIEDWQRTADVVGARIDAFKPDLLHSNNLSGLTTAVWKAAFDRGIPVIHTLHDYYLTCPRCSRFSNGRACKHTCLSCNLLTLSRRSATRHLSAVVGVSQRILDIHTELGLFANATRKVIRHASALGPIAPIATPPSSTLRLGFIGRLTEEKGIYNLVKAIEVLPPSSVRLVIAGHASDEIKQELRDLAPRATIEFLGFVAPEKFYEQIDVVVIPPIWEEPGPIVVADARAAGKPFLGTKFGGIPEAVARGAKGWLTEPDPESLAASIRQLLSKPDEIAAMVKQLSLQKNEYTFTSVVDEYRALFAGIVESRRSV, encoded by the coding sequence ATGAAGGTCCTCGTCACCTCTTCGCTCTATCCGACGCCGGGCGCGCCGAAAGTTGTCGGCGGCGCCGAAATATTCGTGCGCCGACTGGTCGAGAGTCTCGTCGCGCGCGGTGATGCGATTGAGGTCGTCCGAGCCGCCTCCCTGCCGGACCAGCGAGCCGAGCGACACAACGACGTCGACGTCTATTCCGCGCCCAACCGAAATATATACCTGCCGTTTACCGAGCAGCGCAGCGCGCCCGTGCGCGGCATCTGGCATGCGATCGAGGATTGGCAGCGGACGGCGGATGTCGTGGGCGCGCGCATCGACGCGTTCAAACCCGACCTGCTGCATTCCAACAACCTTTCAGGCCTGACGACGGCCGTCTGGAAGGCCGCGTTCGACCGAGGCATTCCGGTCATCCACACCCTGCACGACTATTATCTGACCTGTCCCCGTTGCTCACGATTCTCCAACGGCCGCGCCTGCAAGCATACGTGCCTCAGCTGCAACTTGTTAACCCTCAGCCGCCGTAGCGCGACCAGGCATCTCAGTGCAGTCGTCGGCGTGAGCCAGCGGATCCTGGACATCCACACCGAACTTGGGCTGTTTGCGAACGCGACGCGGAAAGTTATCCGGCATGCTTCGGCACTCGGACCGATCGCTCCCATCGCTACGCCTCCCTCGAGCACGCTGAGACTGGGCTTCATCGGCAGGCTGACCGAGGAGAAGGGTATCTACAACCTCGTCAAGGCCATCGAAGTGCTGCCGCCCAGTTCCGTCCGGCTTGTCATTGCCGGACACGCCAGCGATGAAATTAAGCAGGAGCTTCGAGATCTGGCTCCTCGCGCGACGATCGAGTTCCTCGGCTTCGTCGCGCCGGAGAAATTCTACGAGCAGATCGACGTCGTCGTCATTCCGCCGATTTGGGAAGAACCAGGTCCCATCGTCGTTGCCGACGCGCGGGCCGCCGGAAAGCCGTTCCTTGGAACGAAGTTCGGCGGCATCCCCGAGGCCGTAGCCCGCGGCGCGAAGGGCTGGCTTACCGAACCGGATCCGGAATCCCTCGCCGCCAGCATCCGCCAATTGCTGTCGAAGCCGGACGAAATCGCGGCGATGGTTAAGCAACTGTCGCTGCAAAAGAACGAATATACTTTCACAAGCGTCGTCGACGAATACCGTGCCCTGTTTGCAGGCATCGTCGAGAGCCGACGATCGGTATGA
- a CDS encoding polysaccharide biosynthesis/export family protein, whose translation MPLAYALMPVNPAILQATNGFTESSDIVFSRLPGGNYRDVTISVGDVVTVTVYEAQAGGLFIPREAGVRPGNYVDIPRQQVDQSGNINIPYAGSIKVAGLTPRAVSNIIRERLKDRAIDPQAVVSVTEQRGNQISVLGEVNSPQRFPVDPGGIRLMGAIARAGGPKYPSYESTVTIKREGRTYNESMSTVVHRPSEDVLLAPGDVVFLTRIPRVYMAFGSTPSPGSIGGTNNRRFTFENDNMSLAEALAKAGGLDSNRADSKSIFVYRFEPKPLLQQIGVDVSQFPTKTVPAVYKFDMSKPDGWFQADTFKMRDHDVISVAESPSTEFIKVMNPLNSASTNAANISSVVVNSK comes from the coding sequence GTGCCGCTCGCCTATGCCCTGATGCCGGTCAATCCGGCGATCCTCCAGGCGACCAACGGATTCACCGAGTCCTCCGATATCGTGTTCTCGCGCCTCCCTGGCGGCAACTACCGCGACGTCACGATCAGCGTCGGCGACGTCGTCACCGTGACCGTCTACGAGGCGCAGGCAGGCGGCCTGTTCATTCCGCGCGAGGCCGGCGTCCGGCCGGGCAACTATGTCGACATTCCGCGGCAGCAGGTGGATCAGTCCGGCAACATCAACATTCCTTACGCTGGATCGATCAAGGTCGCCGGGCTGACGCCGCGCGCGGTGTCCAACATCATCCGCGAGCGCCTCAAGGACCGCGCCATCGACCCGCAGGCCGTCGTCAGCGTGACCGAGCAACGCGGCAACCAGATCAGCGTGCTTGGCGAGGTCAACTCGCCGCAGCGCTTCCCGGTCGACCCGGGCGGCATCCGCCTGATGGGCGCCATCGCGCGCGCGGGCGGTCCCAAGTACCCCTCATACGAGAGCACGGTCACGATCAAGCGCGAGGGCCGCACCTACAACGAGTCTATGTCGACGGTGGTGCATCGCCCCAGCGAGGACGTCTTGCTCGCTCCTGGCGACGTCGTCTTCCTTACGCGCATTCCCAGGGTGTACATGGCGTTCGGATCGACGCCGTCACCGGGCTCGATTGGCGGCACCAACAATCGCCGCTTCACGTTTGAGAACGACAACATGTCGCTGGCCGAGGCGCTGGCGAAGGCTGGTGGCCTCGACAGCAACCGCGCCGATTCAAAGTCGATCTTCGTCTATCGCTTCGAGCCGAAGCCGCTGCTCCAGCAAATCGGCGTGGACGTGTCTCAGTTTCCGACCAAGACCGTTCCGGCCGTCTACAAGTTCGACATGAGCAAGCCTGACGGCTGGTTCCAGGCAGACACCTTCAAGATGCGCGATCACGACGTGATCTCGGTCGCGGAATCGCCGTCGACCGAATTCATCAAGGTCATGAATCCGTTGAATTCGGCGTCGACAAACGCCGCCAATATCAGCTCAGTCGTTGTGAATTCGAAGTGA
- a CDS encoding glycosyltransferase family 4 protein has translation MRILIVNTLYPPEIIGGAEVSVSLLAEALAQRGHGVSVVCLQDKGERSVGDRNGVRVYRMPLDNDYWPFGRDAKPSSVQRLKWHLQDTWNRKAAARFGEILDIEKPDVVHTNNLTGFSVSLWSEAKRRNIRIVHTLRDYSLICKRSTLFRAGATCMKRCAACATMTAPYRRASRMVDAVTSNSQYVLERHLSPGYFTDIPRRVIFNIADTTNLAATPGPASSDLVFGFIGRLEPEKGIDVVLKAAELLPDAGWQLKIAGRGLEAYVHDLKAATPNDRVQWLGFAKSADFYAGIDVCLISSVWPEPLPRTLIEGIGAGKATICSTAGGIPEISEFSNLVGKYEPHDHRGLAELMQEAIRQTARWKMSAPARPDFAEKFTPETITRQILEMYAGETGTSSQE, from the coding sequence TTGAGAATCCTCATCGTCAACACCCTCTATCCGCCGGAAATCATCGGTGGCGCCGAAGTATCGGTATCGCTGCTCGCCGAAGCACTGGCTCAGCGTGGCCACGGGGTGTCCGTCGTCTGCCTTCAGGACAAGGGAGAGCGGTCGGTCGGCGACCGCAACGGCGTGCGCGTCTATCGCATGCCGCTGGACAACGACTATTGGCCGTTCGGCCGCGACGCCAAGCCCTCGTCGGTGCAGCGCCTGAAGTGGCATTTGCAGGATACCTGGAATCGCAAGGCCGCCGCACGTTTCGGCGAGATTCTCGACATCGAAAAGCCCGATGTGGTCCACACAAATAATCTTACGGGTTTTTCAGTCTCGCTGTGGTCGGAAGCCAAGCGTCGCAACATCCGGATCGTGCACACCTTGCGTGACTATTCGCTGATCTGCAAACGATCGACGCTCTTTCGGGCAGGCGCGACCTGCATGAAGCGTTGTGCGGCCTGCGCCACCATGACCGCGCCGTATCGCCGCGCCTCGCGCATGGTCGATGCCGTGACGTCCAACAGCCAGTATGTGCTGGAACGCCACCTCTCACCAGGCTATTTCACGGACATTCCTCGCCGCGTCATCTTCAATATCGCCGATACGACCAACCTGGCCGCGACCCCGGGGCCTGCCAGTAGCGACCTGGTCTTCGGCTTCATCGGACGCCTGGAGCCTGAAAAGGGCATCGACGTCGTCCTCAAGGCGGCGGAGCTGCTGCCGGATGCCGGCTGGCAGCTCAAAATTGCCGGCAGAGGCCTCGAAGCCTATGTGCACGATTTGAAGGCAGCTACGCCAAACGACCGCGTGCAATGGCTGGGATTCGCCAAGTCCGCCGACTTCTACGCCGGCATCGACGTCTGCCTGATCAGCTCCGTCTGGCCGGAGCCGTTGCCGCGGACGCTGATCGAGGGGATCGGGGCCGGCAAGGCCACAATTTGTTCCACAGCAGGTGGAATACCGGAGATATCAGAGTTTTCTAATTTAGTAGGGAAGTACGAGCCGCACGACCATCGGGGGCTCGCCGAACTGATGCAGGAGGCAATTCGCCAAACCGCCCGATGGAAAATGAGCGCACCGGCACGACCAGATTTTGCGGAGAAATTCACCCCCGAGACGATTACGCGGCAAATCCTGGAGATGTACGCTGGCGAGACCGGGACCTCTTCACAAGAATAA
- a CDS encoding glycosyltransferase family 2 protein, whose product MAGVDSTPLASIVIPAYNAADCIQRALKSIDDQSEKNLEIIVVDDCSTDETVSIVERAAQLDVRIRLITSPQNGGPSTARNLGFSAARGEWILILDADDAYRGDRVSTLIRLATEHKLDMICDNIVYHDIRAGKDVRPATVPFETELTPLTLELFLKNSLYLPPIFSRSRRQLTQFALLKFCFRRSFVEQANLRYDKEYRDNEDFIFYSECLIAGARAAFYNSPMYVYTQGFGEISRENSDLARTPRDRSLIVKAVNELILRRGNSLKPGELRLLHRRAREAQGMQAFERAMGELRKRHFMGATRSLLSKRTAVQFFTNELIVLAARRLRGR is encoded by the coding sequence ATGGCCGGCGTCGACTCCACACCATTGGCTTCCATCGTCATTCCTGCATACAACGCCGCCGATTGCATACAGCGTGCCTTGAAGTCGATTGACGACCAAAGCGAGAAGAACCTCGAGATCATCGTCGTCGACGACTGCTCAACGGATGAAACCGTATCGATCGTGGAGCGGGCAGCTCAGCTCGATGTTCGGATACGTCTCATAACGTCGCCCCAGAATGGCGGCCCATCGACGGCGCGGAACCTTGGTTTTTCTGCTGCGCGTGGCGAATGGATACTTATCCTCGACGCGGACGATGCCTACCGCGGAGATCGCGTATCGACCTTGATCCGCCTCGCGACCGAGCACAAGCTCGACATGATCTGCGATAACATCGTCTATCATGACATCCGCGCCGGCAAGGACGTCAGGCCGGCAACCGTGCCGTTCGAAACAGAACTCACGCCGTTGACACTGGAGCTATTTCTGAAGAATAGCCTCTACCTTCCGCCGATCTTTAGCCGATCACGCAGACAACTCACTCAATTCGCGCTGTTGAAGTTTTGTTTCCGCAGATCATTCGTCGAACAGGCCAACTTACGTTACGACAAGGAATATCGCGACAATGAGGACTTCATATTCTATTCCGAATGTCTCATTGCCGGGGCCAGGGCTGCATTCTACAACTCACCAATGTACGTCTACACCCAGGGTTTTGGCGAAATCTCCCGCGAAAATTCCGACTTGGCAAGAACGCCTCGAGACCGTTCGCTGATCGTCAAGGCGGTCAACGAGCTCATCCTGAGGCGAGGCAATTCCCTGAAGCCAGGCGAGCTCCGGCTGCTGCACAGGCGCGCGAGAGAAGCGCAAGGAATGCAGGCGTTCGAGCGCGCCATGGGCGAACTCAGGAAGCGGCACTTCATGGGAGCGACGCGGAGCCTGCTGAGCAAACGCACTGCTGTTCAGTTTTTTACCAATGAGCTTATCGTTCTTGCAGCCAGAAGACTGCGGGGACGTTGA
- a CDS encoding glycosyltransferase: MTRIAAVVVTFNRSELLLGCLRALNEQTRRLDAIYVVDNASTDSTEDTVSRFSREAAIPVLYRRLEKNLGGAGGFSFGTRLGMQEGFDWLWLMDDDGVPAATALAEIMAVGSEMGVVNSLVADIKGDNDLAFPLENFPGIQSVQQAQAAGPVIQGSASPFNGTLVSAKVFGKIGYPSRGFFIWGDEVDFLQRAKRAGFAVGTATHALHRHPKNKKSQKSLLGVANVQYVADNGRLAIFIRNYVYIMRQYEGVLNCVKFIAKQFALELISVRDVARSWIVLKSAFTGLVYFPETVRVQRTDSFVPDIAKSTDFSPAPAK, from the coding sequence ATGACCCGGATCGCCGCTGTCGTCGTCACCTTCAATCGCTCGGAGCTTCTTCTCGGCTGTCTCCGCGCCCTGAATGAGCAGACTAGGCGCCTGGATGCGATCTACGTGGTCGATAACGCCAGCACGGATTCGACGGAGGACACTGTCTCTCGATTCTCCCGAGAGGCCGCGATCCCAGTGCTCTACCGACGGCTGGAGAAAAATCTGGGCGGCGCCGGCGGCTTTTCGTTCGGAACCAGATTGGGCATGCAGGAGGGATTCGACTGGCTCTGGTTGATGGACGACGACGGCGTGCCCGCTGCAACGGCGCTCGCCGAGATCATGGCCGTCGGGAGCGAGATGGGGGTGGTGAACTCTCTGGTTGCCGACATCAAGGGTGACAATGATCTCGCGTTCCCGCTTGAAAATTTTCCCGGGATTCAGAGCGTCCAGCAGGCGCAAGCGGCCGGTCCGGTCATTCAGGGGTCTGCCAGTCCCTTCAACGGGACGCTGGTCAGCGCGAAGGTTTTCGGCAAGATCGGATATCCGTCCCGCGGGTTCTTTATCTGGGGCGACGAGGTGGATTTTCTACAGCGTGCCAAGCGCGCTGGATTTGCGGTGGGGACAGCCACCCATGCGTTGCACCGTCATCCCAAGAACAAGAAATCGCAAAAATCGCTTCTCGGCGTTGCGAATGTTCAATACGTGGCCGACAACGGCAGGCTGGCGATATTTATCCGGAACTACGTCTATATCATGCGGCAGTACGAAGGCGTCCTGAACTGCGTGAAGTTCATCGCCAAGCAATTTGCGCTCGAGCTGATCTCTGTCCGCGACGTCGCTCGGTCGTGGATTGTCCTGAAATCCGCGTTTACGGGGCTGGTTTACTTTCCTGAAACGGTGCGGGTTCAGCGAACCGATTCATTCGTCCCGGACATTGCGAAGTCGACCGATTTCTCTCCCGCTCCTGCCAAGTGA
- a CDS encoding NAD-dependent epimerase has product MTTLRPVIVTGAAGFIGMHVCERLLARGEQVVGIDAITPYYDPALKRARLATLEHRPGFRFYEIDLADFAAVTRVFDEVSPDRVVHLAAQPGVRASIDDPITSIRANCDGFVTVLEAGRRHGLAHLVYASSSSVYGANRTLPYSTEHSVNHPVSLYAASKKANELMAHTFAHVHKLPVTGLRFFTVYGPWGRPDMAAWLFTRAIFANEPIKIFNNGEMWRDFTYVDDIVEGVIRTLDRPATPNLEWNAELPENSSSYAPYRVYNIGNNRSVNLIEFVETLEKLIGKPAIRKLLPMQAGDVLETRADISALQRDVGFAPSTSLADGLGRFVEWYRTYHCV; this is encoded by the coding sequence ATGACAACTTTGCGGCCAGTGATCGTTACCGGTGCTGCCGGCTTTATCGGAATGCACGTTTGTGAACGGCTGTTGGCACGTGGAGAGCAGGTCGTCGGCATCGATGCGATCACGCCCTATTACGATCCCGCGCTGAAGCGCGCGCGCCTCGCAACGCTCGAGCACCGTCCTGGGTTCAGATTCTACGAGATCGATCTCGCAGACTTTGCCGCGGTGACGCGCGTTTTCGACGAGGTCTCGCCCGACCGGGTCGTGCACCTGGCGGCGCAGCCCGGCGTGCGCGCGTCGATCGACGATCCCATTACCAGCATCCGCGCCAATTGTGACGGCTTCGTCACCGTGCTCGAGGCCGGCAGGCGTCATGGTCTGGCACATCTCGTGTACGCCTCGTCGAGCTCCGTGTATGGCGCCAACCGCACCTTGCCATATTCGACTGAGCATTCGGTGAACCATCCCGTCAGCCTTTATGCGGCCAGCAAGAAGGCCAACGAACTGATGGCGCACACGTTCGCGCATGTTCACAAGCTGCCGGTGACTGGCCTTCGCTTCTTCACCGTCTACGGCCCGTGGGGTCGGCCCGACATGGCTGCTTGGCTGTTTACGCGTGCGATCTTCGCCAATGAGCCGATCAAGATCTTCAATAATGGCGAAATGTGGCGCGACTTCACCTATGTCGATGACATCGTCGAAGGCGTGATCCGCACGCTCGATCGTCCCGCGACGCCGAATCTCGAGTGGAACGCCGAGCTGCCGGAAAATTCGTCGAGCTATGCGCCGTATCGCGTCTACAACATCGGCAACAACCGCTCGGTCAATCTGATCGAGTTCGTCGAAACGCTGGAGAAACTCATCGGCAAGCCCGCGATCCGCAAGCTGTTGCCGATGCAGGCAGGCGACGTCCTGGAGACGCGCGCCGACATTTCCGCGCTCCAGCGCGACGTCGGTTTCGCGCCTTCGACATCACTCGCAGATGGCCTCGGCCGCTTCGTCGAATGGTATCGGACGTATCATTGTGTGTGA
- a CDS encoding glycosyltransferase family 4 protein gives MKLSINGRFLSQSLTGVQRYAAEIVKAMDRLLASGEAPQQLLDAEWQILAPKNAQTLAGLSRIQIKQVGSLQGHAWDQVDLARAAAGTRLVSLANSGPVLHRDHLVVIHDAQVFRRPDFFSWRYLALHRTLGHLLARTATIATVSTFSRNELADMLSLDPASIPVIANSAEHFATVEPDVSIIDRLHLVPHQFFLFVGSMTKNKNVDTAIRAAERLGRPDFPLVVVGGDNSKVFGGSAAAQKAGIVIAGRLKDEEIAALFSRATAFVFPSLYEGFGVPPLEAMFFACPVIASSADAVRETCDDAAVYFDPLSADELSARMRERIELGRISPAEQEKQRQRLSTYSWAKSAAAMLEFLARPASHTASGRTAR, from the coding sequence TTGAAACTCTCCATCAACGGCAGGTTCCTGTCACAATCGCTCACGGGCGTGCAACGCTACGCTGCCGAAATCGTCAAAGCGATGGACCGCTTGCTCGCGAGCGGAGAGGCCCCGCAGCAACTGCTGGATGCAGAATGGCAGATCCTTGCGCCCAAGAATGCGCAGACGCTCGCCGGTCTTAGCCGTATTCAAATCAAGCAGGTCGGATCGCTGCAGGGACACGCGTGGGACCAGGTCGATCTGGCGCGTGCGGCCGCCGGGACGCGCCTCGTCAGCCTCGCCAACTCCGGACCGGTCCTCCACCGCGACCATCTCGTCGTGATCCACGATGCGCAGGTTTTCAGGCGGCCGGACTTCTTCAGCTGGCGCTACCTCGCTTTGCATCGGACGCTCGGCCATTTACTGGCGCGCACGGCAACGATCGCAACAGTTTCGACGTTTTCGCGCAACGAACTTGCCGACATGCTGTCGCTCGATCCCGCTTCGATTCCCGTCATTGCGAACAGCGCAGAACATTTCGCGACCGTCGAGCCCGACGTCTCGATCATCGATCGACTGCATCTTGTACCCCATCAGTTCTTCCTCTTCGTCGGCTCGATGACGAAGAACAAGAACGTCGACACTGCCATTCGAGCGGCCGAGCGGCTCGGCCGCCCCGATTTTCCGCTGGTCGTCGTCGGCGGCGACAACAGCAAGGTATTTGGAGGCAGCGCCGCCGCGCAGAAAGCCGGAATCGTCATTGCGGGCCGCCTGAAGGACGAGGAGATCGCGGCGCTGTTCTCCCGGGCAACTGCGTTCGTGTTTCCGAGCCTCTATGAGGGCTTCGGGGTGCCCCCCCTGGAAGCGATGTTCTTCGCCTGCCCGGTCATTGCGAGTTCCGCCGATGCCGTGCGCGAGACCTGCGACGATGCTGCCGTCTATTTCGATCCGCTCAGCGCGGATGAGCTATCGGCCCGGATGCGCGAAAGAATTGAACTCGGCAGGATTTCGCCGGCGGAACAGGAGAAGCAGCGACAGCGACTGTCGACATATTCCTGGGCCAAGTCCGCCGCAGCGATGCTCGAATTCCTTGCCAGACCCGCTTCCCACACCGCATCCGGCCGCACGGCACGATGA
- the glf gene encoding UDP-galactopyranose mutase, with the protein MSGHYLIIGAGFAGAVCAERLAACGNRVLIADKRPHIAGNAYDEYDSNGILIHPYGPHIFHTNSKRIFEYLSQFTHWRFYEHRVLARVNGAELPIPINRTTINKLYDLDLSEADAKAYIENVRVKLDRVATSEDVVLSSVGHDLCEKFFRGYTLKQWGLDLSQLSAGVAARIPTRSNDDDRYFGDTMQFMPADGYTSMFKKMLANPNIEVRLDTDGLELKRKGDFSHVIYTGPLDAYFDYRLGRLPYRSLRFEHEHLPTTERLQKVGTVNYPNDEQFTRITEFKHLTGQSHPGTSIVREYPQADGDPFYPIPRPENEAKFQEYKAMADTEQGVTFVGRLAQYRYYNMDQVVGAALVVADELTGEK; encoded by the coding sequence ATGAGCGGTCACTACCTAATCATCGGTGCGGGATTTGCCGGAGCCGTGTGCGCGGAACGCCTCGCAGCGTGCGGCAACCGTGTTCTGATAGCAGACAAGCGGCCTCACATTGCCGGCAATGCCTACGATGAATACGACTCGAATGGCATCCTGATCCATCCATACGGACCGCACATCTTCCACACCAACTCGAAGCGCATTTTCGAGTACCTTAGTCAATTCACTCACTGGCGCTTCTACGAGCATCGAGTGTTGGCGAGGGTGAATGGTGCTGAGCTGCCGATACCCATCAATCGAACCACCATCAACAAATTGTACGATCTCGATCTCAGCGAGGCCGATGCGAAGGCTTACATCGAGAACGTTCGGGTCAAATTGGACCGCGTCGCGACGAGCGAGGACGTGGTGCTGTCGAGCGTCGGGCACGATCTCTGTGAAAAGTTCTTTCGCGGCTACACACTGAAGCAGTGGGGTCTGGATCTTTCGCAATTGTCCGCAGGAGTAGCCGCGCGCATTCCTACCCGGTCGAACGATGACGATCGCTATTTCGGCGACACCATGCAGTTCATGCCCGCGGACGGCTACACGTCCATGTTCAAGAAGATGCTGGCAAACCCGAATATCGAGGTTCGTCTGGACACTGACGGGCTCGAGTTGAAGCGTAAGGGCGACTTCTCACATGTGATATATACGGGGCCGCTCGATGCCTATTTCGACTACCGGCTCGGTCGTCTTCCCTACCGTTCCCTTCGCTTCGAGCATGAGCACTTGCCCACAACGGAGCGCCTTCAAAAGGTCGGCACCGTCAACTACCCCAACGACGAGCAGTTTACCCGGATTACCGAATTCAAGCACCTGACGGGCCAGAGCCATCCCGGAACGTCGATCGTCAGGGAATATCCGCAGGCCGACGGCGACCCGTTCTATCCAATCCCGCGGCCGGAAAACGAAGCCAAGTTCCAGGAGTACAAGGCGATGGCGGATACCGAGCAGGGCGTCACGTTCGTCGGCCGGCTCGCGCAATACCGCTACTACAATATGGATCAAGTCGTCGGAGCTGCGCTCGTGGTCGCTGATGAGCTGACAGGCGAAAAATGA
- a CDS encoding glycosyltransferase: protein MSSGLKVLHVAETVRGGIATYLNELHPHQSASFGRGNVNYVVPSDHRGDLVNIEDDAVTTFPRDGRNAIGLFRMLFATMRAVRQLRPDIIHLHSSFAGLVVRPVLWLTYRRSRIVYCPHGWAFGRETGRLSREVTKFTELVLSKLTHRIVCISESELTDAKQVGIADNRLVLVHNGISKQRPALDDKGAAPWRSDKIKVLFIGRLDRQKGYDLLIEAARALGDKLDVRLIGASVVSKFRGSDLPANITFLGWMSRNQIEAELAQADMVAIPSRWEAFGLVAIEAMRAAKPIIAFRIGALPEIIEDNATGVLCDEVSAEKLVEGFQRATRLDLPAVGRAGYERFTRLYDIEQTHRTLSQVYSDVLHVRVSESGQRTKLQSDLPNNLRS from the coding sequence TTGTCCAGCGGCCTGAAAGTTCTGCATGTCGCCGAAACGGTCAGGGGCGGCATCGCCACCTACCTCAACGAGCTGCATCCGCATCAGAGCGCGAGCTTCGGACGTGGAAACGTCAATTATGTCGTTCCATCCGACCATCGCGGCGATCTGGTGAACATCGAGGATGATGCCGTCACCACGTTCCCGCGCGACGGCCGCAACGCGATCGGCCTGTTCCGCATGCTGTTTGCGACCATGCGCGCGGTCAGGCAGTTGCGGCCTGACATCATCCACCTTCACTCGTCGTTCGCCGGGCTCGTGGTGCGCCCGGTGCTCTGGCTCACCTATCGGCGTTCGCGCATCGTCTATTGCCCGCACGGATGGGCGTTCGGCCGCGAGACCGGTCGCCTCAGCCGCGAAGTCACCAAGTTCACCGAGCTCGTGCTGTCGAAACTCACCCATCGCATCGTCTGCATCTCCGAAAGCGAGCTGACGGATGCAAAACAGGTCGGAATCGCGGACAATCGCCTGGTTCTTGTGCACAATGGGATTTCCAAGCAGCGCCCGGCGCTCGACGACAAGGGCGCGGCGCCGTGGCGGTCTGACAAGATCAAGGTTCTCTTCATCGGCCGGCTCGACCGCCAGAAGGGGTATGATCTGCTGATCGAGGCGGCGCGCGCGCTCGGCGACAAGCTCGACGTGCGCCTGATCGGCGCCTCCGTCGTCAGCAAATTCCGCGGAAGCGACCTGCCGGCCAACATAACGTTTCTGGGCTGGATGAGCCGCAACCAGATCGAGGCCGAGCTCGCGCAGGCCGACATGGTCGCCATTCCCTCGCGCTGGGAGGCATTCGGCCTCGTCGCGATCGAGGCGATGCGCGCGGCCAAGCCGATCATCGCCTTCCGCATCGGCGCGCTGCCGGAGATCATCGAAGACAATGCGACCGGCGTGCTGTGCGACGAGGTTTCGGCCGAAAAACTGGTTGAGGGTTTTCAGCGCGCAACCAGGCTTGACCTGCCCGCGGTCGGCCGGGCCGGATATGAGCGCTTTACCCGCCTCTACGACATCGAGCAGACCCACCGTACCCTGAGCCAGGTCTATTCCGACGTGCTGCATGTTCGGGTCAGCGAATCCGGGCAGCGGACGAAGCTGCAATCCGACCTTCCGAACAATCTGCGATCGTAG